A portion of the Mesobacillus sp. AQ2 genome contains these proteins:
- a CDS encoding tetratricopeptide repeat protein, which yields MDKNQTGIDLMREGKWEEAAKAFAEAIEEQPKDPVAYINFGNVLTAVGDTERAMNFYDKAIDLDENAPAAYYSKGGVYFDQQNFAQAKSMFELALKKGLETGDNFFMLGMSLANMENSKLALPYLQRSTELLEDDAEAHFQYGLCLARENFIDEAITVLDKSVMLDPGHADALYNLGVAYGFKEDGKKALEMFNRALEVQPDHLLAGHGKKLIEGQENQ from the coding sequence ATGGATAAAAACCAGACAGGTATTGATTTAATGAGAGAAGGAAAATGGGAAGAGGCTGCCAAGGCTTTCGCTGAAGCGATCGAAGAACAGCCAAAGGATCCTGTTGCATACATAAATTTCGGGAATGTCCTGACAGCAGTAGGTGATACCGAAAGAGCAATGAATTTTTACGATAAAGCAATCGATCTTGATGAAAATGCCCCTGCTGCCTATTACAGCAAGGGTGGCGTTTATTTTGACCAGCAAAATTTTGCTCAGGCTAAAAGTATGTTTGAACTAGCCCTGAAAAAGGGTCTCGAAACCGGGGATAACTTTTTCATGCTTGGCATGAGCCTTGCGAATATGGAAAACAGCAAGCTGGCATTGCCATATCTGCAGCGAAGCACTGAACTTCTTGAGGATGATGCTGAAGCGCATTTCCAATACGGGCTCTGCCTTGCGAGGGAAAACTTTATTGATGAAGCAATAACCGTACTTGATAAGTCAGTTATGCTTGACCCTGGACATGCCGATGCACTCTATAATCTTGGGGTTGCCTACGGTTTCAAAGAAGATGGCAAAAAAGCGCTTGAAATGTTCAATCGCGCATTGGAAGTACAGCCTGACCATCTGCTGGCCGGCCACGGAAAGAAATTGATTGAGGGACAAGAGAACCAGTAA